In the Cryptococcus neoformans var. neoformans JEC21 chromosome 1, complete sequence genome, one interval contains:
- a CDS encoding splicing factor Prp8, putative, which produces MSTVPPGFGAPPPGFTPQPNGNGDGMEGDFFGQLSQEEIDKKARKWRQSQKRRFNSKRRQGGGGGVDFGKADLPPEHIRKIIKDHGDMSNRKFRNDKRVHLGALKYVPHAVMKLLENIPMPWEQVREVPVLYHISGAITFVNEVPRVIEPVYHAQWASMWLAMRREKRDRRHFKRMRFPPFDDEEPPMDYGDNVLDVEPLEAIQLELDEEDDEAILEWFYDPKPLVDTPQVNGSSYKYFQLALPQMANLYRIGRQLLSDYSDNNAFYLFDKKSFFTAKALNIALPGGPKFEPLYRDMDAFDEDWNEFNDINKIIIRNVIRSEYKVAFPHLYNSLPRSVYIGVYHEPKNVYIKTDDPDLPAFYFDPLINPISQRVVQEAHTPLVSHEDQVFGFGNDEDVEFELPEEVEPFLGERDLENENTSDAIALYWAPYPYNLRSGKMKRAQDVPLIKNLYLEHCPDGQPVKIRVSYQKLLKVYVLNALHNKPPKAMVKRNLFRSLKNTKFFQATTLDWVEAGLQVCRQGYNMLNLLIHRKNLNYLHLDYNLNLKPIKTLTTKERKKSRFGNAFHLCREILRLTKLIVDAHVQFRLGNVDAFQLADGLQYMFAHVGQLTGMYRYKYKLMKQIRMCKDLKHVIYSRFNTGPVGKGPGVGFWAPGWRVWLFFMRGIVPLLERWLGNLLARQFEGRNSKGIAKTVTKQRVESHFDLELRAAVMHDILDMMPEGVKQNKAKTILQHLSEAWRCWKANIPWKVPGMPAAIENIILRYVKSKADWWTSVAHYNRERIRRGATVDKAVVRKNLGRLTRLYLKAEQERQNGYLKDGPYITSEEGTAILISTAHWFESRKFAPIPFPPLSYKHDTKLLVLALEKLKEAYSVHGRLNQSQREELALVEQAYDNPHECLSRIKRLLLTQRAFKEAGIEFFDTYDKLIPCYDVEPLEKLSDAYLDQFLWYEADKRRLFPSWVKPSDSEPPPLLVYKWCQGINNLTDIWDTSEGESVVMMETVLARVYEKVDLTLLSRLLRLIMDHNLADYITSKNNTTLTFKDMSHINTYGMIRGLQFSSFVFQYYGLVLDLLILGLERASEIAGLPEAPNGFLQFKNREIETKHPIRFYSRYVDRIHMLFRFTAEESRDLIQRYLSVQPDPNNENVIGYNNKRCWPRDCRMRLIKHDVNLGRAVFWNVKNSLPRSLTTIEWEDTFVSVYSKDNPQLLFSMCGFEVRILPRVRTQHGEAYSLKDGVWNLTQESTKERTAQAFLRVSDQGIQDFNNRIRQILMSSGSATFAKIINKWNTCLIGLMTYYREAVVHTNELLDSLVKAENKVQTRVKIGLNSKMPSRFPPCVFYSPKELGGLGMLSMGFVLIPQSDLRWSKQTDSGGITHFRSGMTHEEDQLIPNLYRYLQPWEAEFLDSARVWSEYALKRKEATASNRRLTLEDLEDSWDRGIPRINTLFQKDRHTLAYDKGWRVRQYFSQFFRLRNQPFIWTNQRHDGKLWQLNNYRVDVISALGGVEGILEHSLFKGTAFPTWEGLFWEKACLQNGTRLLRADGSEVLVEDVQEGDQLLGPDGTSRTASKIVRGEERLYRIKTHEGLEDLVCTHNHILSMYKERSGSERAHSPSADLSLTDSHERVDVTVDDFVRLPQQEQQKYQLFRSTASVRHERPSTSKLDTTLLRINSIELEDEPTKWSGFVVDKDSLYLRHDYLVLHNSGFEESMKNKRLTNAQRSGLSQIPNRRFTMWWSPTINRANVYVGFQVQLDLTGVFMHGKIPTLKISLIQIFRAHLWQKIHESVVMDLCQVFDQEMEALQIETVQKETIHPRKSYKMNSSASDILLFSSYKWQISRPSLLTDNRDTMDGTTSNKFWLDIQLRWGDFDSHDIERYARAKYLDYSSDSQSIYPSPTGNLIAIDLAYNLYSAYGCYFPGLKPLLQQAMAKIMKANPALYVLRERIRKGLQLYSSEPTEPYLNSSNYSELFSNQIIWFVDDTNVYRVTVHKTFEGNLTTKPINGAIFIFNPRTGQLFLKIIHTSVWAGQKRLGQLAKWKTAEEVAALVRSLPVEEQPKQVIVTRKGMLDPLEVHLLDFPNIVIKGSELQLPFQATLKMEKFGDLILRATQPQMVLFNLYDDWLKSISSYTAFSRLILILRALHVNNEKSKIILRPDKNTITESYHIWPSLSDDEWMKVEVALKDLILADFGKRNSVNVASLTASEIRDIILGMEIAAPSVQRQQMAEIEKNTEAAAQVTALQTKTTNIHGDEIVVTTTTQYEQQTFASKSDWRVRAISATNLPLRVNHIFVGNDDVKDDAGSYTYVIPKNVLRSFIVNADLRTQVVAYLYGTSPPDNKQVKEIKAVAWIPQRGTNNGVDLPVTLPKHDFLLKDLEPLGWIKTQSQELNHLSPQDVTTQAKIMAAHPEWGPQSICVTCSFTPGSVSLNAWDLTVAGFEWGRKNEDVTGQNPGFNPSMANRVQLLLSDRILGMTLVPEGGIWNYGVGLTQSWSEKIPYTMTLDKPEAFWAPCHRPNAFLNFASMEGDDAADVENSLE; this is translated from the exons ATGTCCACCGTTCCGCCAGGATTCGGTGCGCCGCCCCCGGGATTCACCCCTCAGCCAAACGGAAACGGAGACGGCATGGAGGGAGACTTCTTTGGACAATTAAGCcaggaggagattgataAGAAGGCCAGAAAATGGAGGCAGAGtcagaagagaagatttAACTCTAAGAGAAGACagggtggcggtggtggtgtgGATTTTGGCAAGGCT GATCTGCCGCCAGAGCACATCAGAAAAATCATCAAGGATCACGGAGATATGTCAAATAGGAAGTTTAGGAATGACAAGCGAGTGCATTTGGGTGCCTTGAAGTACGTGCCTCATGCGGTCATGAAGCTTTTGGAGAACATCCCAATGCCCTGGGAA CAAGTACGAGAGGTTCCAGTGCTCTACCACATTTCCGGTGCCATCACCTTTGTCAACGAAGTTCCCCGAGTTATTGAACCAGTGTACCACGCTCAGTGGGCTTCTATGTGGCTTGCGATGCGTCGAGAAAAGCGAGATCGACGACACTTTAAGCGAATGCGATTCCCTCCATTTGATGACGAAGAGCCGCCGATGGATTATGGAGATAATGTATTGGATGTTGAGCCGTTAGAGGCCATTCAGTTGGAATtagatgaggaagacgatgaggCTATCTTGGAATGGTTCTACGACCCCAAGCCCCTCGTTGACACCCCTCAAGTCAATGGGTCCAGCTACAAATATTTCCAActcgctcttcctcagaTGGCCAACTTGTACCGAATTGGTAGACAATTGTTGAGCGATTACTCGGACAACAACGCATTCTATTTGTTCGATAAGAAGAGTTTCTTCACCGCCAAAGCGCTTAACATTGCCTTGCCTGGTGGCCCCAAATTCGAGCCGTTATACCGAGACATGGACGCCTTCGACGAGGACTGGAACGAATTCAATGATATCAACAAGATTATCATTCGAAACGTCATCCGATCTGAGTACAAGGTTGCCTTCCCTCATCTCTAcaactctcttcctcgatCCGTCTACATTGGTGTCTATCACGAGCCCAAGAACGTTTACATCAAGACCGATGACCCCGACCTCCCTGCATTCTACTTTGACCCTCTTATCAACCCCATCTCTCAGCGAGTCGTGCAGGAAGCTCACACTCCTCTCGTCTCCCATGAGGATCAAGTCTTCGGATTTGGTaacgatgaagatgttgagTTCGAGTTGCCCGAGGAGGTAGAGCCATTCttgggagagagggattTGGAGAATGAGAATACTTCGGACGCCATCGCGTTGTATTGGGCACCATACCCTTACAATTTGCGAAGTGGCAAAATGAAGCGAGCTCAGGATGTGCCTTTGATCAAGAACCTTTATCTTGAACATTGCCCTGACGGTCAGCCCGTCAAGATTAGAGTTTCTTACCAGAAGCTTCTTAAGGTGTACGTGTTGAACGCTCTCCACAACAAGCCCCCCAAGGCGATGGTCAAGCGAAACCTTTTCCGAAGTTTGAAGAACACCAAGTTTTTCCAGGCCACCACTCTTGACTGGGTGGAAGCCGGTCTTCAAGTTTGTCGCCAAGGTTACAACATGCTCAACCTTCTTATCCACCGAAAGAACCTCAATTACCTCCATCTTGATTACAATCTCAACCTCAAGCCCATTAAGACTCTTACGACCAAGGAGCGAAAGAAGTCTCGATTCGGTAACGCTTTCCACCTTTGCCGAGAAATTCTTCGTCTCACCAAGCTCATTGTTGACGCCCACGTTCAATTCCGACTCGGTAACGTCGACGCTTTCCAGCTTGCTGATGGTCTTCAGTACATGTTCGCGCACGTCGGTCAATTGACCGGTATGTATCGATACAAGTACAAGCTTATGAAGCAAATCCGTATGTGCAAGGATCTCAAGCACGTCATCTACTCGAGGTTCAACACTGGCCCTGTTGGTAAGGGTCCTGGTGTCGGTTTCTGGGCGCCCGGATGGAGAGTCTGGTTGTTCTTCATGAGGGGTATTGTCCCTTTGCTTGAAAGATGGTTGGGTAACTTGCTGGCTAGGCAGTTCGAGGGTAGGAACAGTAAGGGTATAGCCAAGACTGTTACCAAGCAAAGAGTGGAGTCTCACTTCGACTTGGAACTCCGTGCTGCCGTTATGCACGATATCTTGGA TATGATGCCTGAAGGTGTCAAACAAAACAAGGCCAAGACCATTCTCCAACATCTTTCCGAAGCTTGGCGATGCTGGAAAGCTAATATCCCTTGGAAGGTCCCTGGTATGCCCGCTGCCATTGAAAACATCATTCTTCGATACGTCAAATCCAAGGCCGATTGGTGGACGTCTGTTGCCCACTACAACCGAGAACGTATCAGGCGAGGCGCTACTGTCGACAAGGCTGTCGTTCGTAAGAACCTTGGTCGATTGACGAGATTGTACCTCAAGGCTGAGCAGGAGAGGCAGAACGGTTATCTAAAGGACGGTCCTTACATCACTTCCGAAGAGGGTACCGCTATCCTTATCTCTACTGCTCACTGGTTTGAATCTCGGAAGTTTGCTCCtatccccttccctccacTTTCTTACAAGCACGACACCAAGCTTCTcgttcttgcccttgaaaAGCTCAAGGAAGCGTACAGCGTCCACGGTCGACTTAATCAGTCTCAACGAGAAGAGTTGGCGCTGGTTGAGCAGGCATATGATAACCCGCACGAGTGTTTGTCGCGTATCAAGAGGTTATTACTGACTCAACGAGCGTTCAAGGAAGCTGGTATTGAGTTCTTTGACACTTATGACAAGTTGATCCCTTGTTATG ACGTTGAGCCTCTCGAAAAACTCAGTGACGCGTATCTTGACCAGTTCTTGTGGTATGAGGCCGATAAGAGAAGGCTTTTCCCTAGTTGGGTCAAG CCCTCCGATTCTGAgccccctcccctcctcGTTTACAAATGGTGTCAGGGTATTAACAACTTGACCGATATTTGGGACACTTCTGAAGGCGAATCGGTCGTGATGATGGAGACAGTGTTGGCAAGAGTGTATGAGAAGGTTGACTTGACTCTTCTCAGTCGATTGTTGCGTCTTATCATGGACCACAATTTGGCTGATTACATCACTTCAAAGAACAACAC TACTCTTACCTTCAAGGATATGTCCCACATCAACACCTACGGTATGATTCGAGGTCTCCAGTTCTCCTCATTCGTCTTCCAGTACTACGGTCTcgtccttgatcttctcatccttggtCTTGAGCGAGCCAGTGAAATCGCCGGTCTTCCTGAAGCACCCAACGGTTTCCTTCAGTTCAAGAATCGAGAGATCGAGACCAAACACCCCATCCGTTTCTACTCTCGATACGTCGACCGTATCCATATGCTGTTCCGATTCACCGCTGAGGAGTCTCGAGACCTTATCCAGCGATATCTCAGTGTTCAGCCGGATCCTAACAACGAAAACGTCATCGGTTATAACAACAAGCGGTGCTGGCCCCGAGATTGTCGAATGAGGCTTATCAAGCATGATGTAAACCTTGGTCGTGCAGTCTTCTGGAATGTCAAGAACTCTTTGCCTAGGTCTCTCACTACCATCGAGTGGGAAGACACATTTGTCTCTGTCTACTCCAAGGATAACCCTCAGCTCTTGTTTTCCATGTGCGGTTTCGAAGTCCGAATCCTTCCCCGAGTCCGTACACAGCACGGCGAGGCTTACTCTTTGAAAGACGGCGTTTGGAATCTTACTCAAGAGTCTACCAAAGAACGAACTGCCCAGGCGTTTTTGCGTGTCTCTGACCAGGGTATTCAAGATTTCAACAACCGTATCCGACAGATTCTCATGAGCTCTGGTAGTGCCACTTTTGCGAAGATCATCAATAAGTGGAACACCTGTCTTATTGGTTTGATGACTTATTACCGAGAGGCCGTCGTGCACACCAACGAGTTGCTTGATTCTCTTGTCAAGGCCGAAAACAAGGTCCAGACTCGTGTCAAGATTGGTCTTAACTCTAAGATGCCTTCTCGTTTCCCGCCCTGTGTCTTTTACTCCCCTAAGGAACTTGGTGGTCTCGGTATGCTTTCCATGGGCTTCGTACTCATTCCTCAGTCCGATTTGAGGTGGTCCAAGCAGACCGACAGTGGTGGAATTACTCACTTCCGCTCTGGTATGACCCACGAGGAGGACCAATTGATTCCTAACTTGTACCGATACTTGCAACCTTGGGAAGCGGAGTTCCTGGACTCTGCCAGAGTGTGGTCTGAATAcgctttgaagaggaaggaagctACC GCTTCTAACCGTCGACTCACCCTTGAAGATCTCGAAGACAGTTGGGACCGAGGTATTCCTAGGATTAACACCCTTTTCCAGAAGGACAGGCACACTCTTGCTTACGACAAGGGATGGCGAGTTCGTCAATACTTCAGTCAATTCTTCCGACT CCGTAATCAACCATTCATCTGGACTAACCAGCGGCATGATGGTAAACTCTGGCAACTTAATAACTACCGGGTTGATGTCATCTCTGCTCTCGGTGGTGTTGAGGGTATCTTGGAGCACTCCTTGTTCAAGGGAACTGCCTTCCCAACCTGGGAGGGTCTGTTCTGGGAGAAAGCCTGTCTGCAGAATGGTACTCGTCTTCTCCGTGCCGATGGCTCTGAGGTCCTTGTGGAAGATGTTCAGGAGGGCGATCAACTTCTTGGTCCCGATGGAACGAGCAGGACGGCGAGCAAGATTGTTCGCGGCGAAGAGCGTCTCTACCGTATCAAAACCCATGAGGGGCTCGAAGATCTTGTCTGTACCCATAACCACATCCTTTCTATGTATAAAGAAAGGTCTGGTTCGGAGCGAGCCCATTCTCCTAGTGCCGACCTCAGCCTCACAGACAGCCATGAGAGAGTCGATGTGACTGTCGATGACTTTGTCCGCCTTCCTCAACAAGAGCAACAGAAGTATCAGCTTTTCCGTTCAACTGCTTCTGTGCGACACGAGCGACCATCCACTTCTAAATTAGACACCACCTTGTTACGCATCAATTCTATCGAGCTTGAGGACGAGCCTACGAAGTGGTCCGGTTTTGTGGTTGACAAAGACAGTCTTTATCTTCGTCATGACTATTTGGTATTGCACAACTCAGGCTTTGAGGAGTC CATGAAAAACAAGCGACTGACCAACGCCCAACGTTCCGGTCTTTCTCAGATTCCTAATCGTCGATTCACCATGTGGTGGTCTCCTACCATCAACAGAGCCAATGTCTACGTTGGTTTCCAAGTCCAGCTCGATTTGACTGGTGTTTTCATGCACGGTAAGATCCCCACTTTGAAGATCTCTTTGATTCAAATCTTCCGAGCGCACTTATGGCAGA AGATCCACGAGTCGGTTGTTATGGATTTGTGTCAAGTCTTCGATCAAGAG ATGGAGGCACTCCAAATCGAGACTGTTCAGAAAGAGACTATCCACCCGCGAAAGTCGTACAAGATGAACTCTTCGGCTTCCGacattctccttttctcgtcTTACAAGTGGCAGATCTCTCGCCCTTCCCTGCTTACTGATAACCGGGACACTATGGATGGCACTACCTCCAACAAGTTCTGGCTCGACATCCAGCTCCGATGGGGTGACTTTGACTCTCATGACATCGAGCGTTACGCCCGTGCGAAGTACCTCGACTATTCTTCGGACAGTCAGTCTATCTACCCATCGCCCACTGGTAATCTTATCGCGATTGACTTGGCATACAACCTCTATTCGGCGTACGGCTGTTACTTCCCCGGTCTCAAGCCACTCCTCCAGCAAGCGATGGCGAAGATCATGAAGGCCAACCCCGCTTTGTATGTTTTACGTGAGCGTATAAGGAAGGGTCTTCAGCTCTACTCATCTGAGCCTACTGAACCTTATCTTAACTCTTCCAACTACTCCGAGTTGTTCTCAAACCAGATTATCTGGTTCGTAGACGACACTAATGTCTACCGAGTCACAGTTCACAAGACTTTTGAAGGTAACTTGACTACCAAGCCCATCAACGGTGCtattttcatcttcaatccTCGTACTGGTCAACTCTTCTTAAAGATCATTCACACCTCGGTTTGGGCTGGTCAGAAGCGTCTAGGTCAATTGGCCAAATGGAAGACGGCCGAAGAAGTCGCTGCTTTGGTTCGATCATTGCCCGTGGAAGAACAACCTAAACAAGTCATTGTTACTCGAAAGGGTATGCTTGACCCCTTGGAAGTCCATTTGCTTGATTTCCCCAACATCGTTATCAAGGGTTCCGAACTCCAGTTACCATTCCAAGCGACTCTCAAGATGGAGAAATTTGGTGACTTAATCCTG CGTGCAACTCAACCCCAAATGGTTTTGTTCAATCTTTATGACGATTGGCTCAAGTCTATCTCAAGTTACACTGCCTTCTCTCGTCTTATTCTTATCCTTCGTGCTTTGCACGTCAACAACGAGAAGTCTAAGATTATTTTGAGACCTGACAAGAATACTATCACAGAGTCTTACC ACATTTGGCCATCGCTCAGTGACGACGAGTGGATGAAGGTTGAAGTGGCTCTCAAGGATCTCATTTTGGCCGACTTTGGTAAGAGGAACAGCGTCAACGTAGCCTCCCTCACAGCCAGCGAAATTCGAGACATCATTCTGGGTATGGAGATTGCAGCGCCATCCGTTCAACGACAACAGATGGCTGAGATCGAAAAGAACACCGAGGCTGCCGCTCAGGTTACTGCTCTTCAGACCAAAACTACCAACATCCATGGTGACGAGATCGTCGTCACGACAACTACCCAGTACGAACAGCAAACCTTTGCTAGTAAGTCTGACTGGCGTGTACGAGCTATCAGTGCCACCAATTTGCCACTCCGTGTCAACCACATCTTTGTCGgcaatgatgatgtgaaGGACGATGCTGGCAGCTACACATACGTTATTCCCAAGAACGTCTTACGAAGCTTCATTGTCAACGCCGATCTCCGTACACAGGTCGTTGCCTACCTTTATGGTACTTCACCCCCTGACAACAAGCAGGTTAAGGAGATCAAGGCCGTCGCTTGGATCCCTCAGAGGGGTACCAACAACGGTGTAGATCTTCCTGTTACCTTACCTAAGCATGacttccttctcaaggATCTTGAGCCCCTTGGTTGGATTAAGACACAGTCACAAGAACTCAACCACCTTTCTCCTCAGGACGTTACTACCCAAGCGAAAATTATGGCAGCTCACCCTGAGTGGGGACCTCAATCCATTTGCGTCACCTGTTCTTTCACTCCTGGTTCCGTCTCTCTCAACGCATGGGACCTCACAGTGGCTGGCTTCGAATGGGGTAGGAAGAACGAGGATGTCACGGGCCAGAACCCTGGGTTCAACCCGTCCATGGCCAACCGAGTTCAATTATTGTTGTCTGACAGGATTTTGGGTATGACCTTAGTTCCTGAGGGTGGGATTTGGAACTATGGTGTTGGTTTAACTCAGAGCTGGTCAGAAAAGATTCCTTACACAATGACTCTTGACAAGCCTGAGGCGTTCTGGGCCCCTTGCCACCGACCT AACGCTTTCCTCAACTTTGCCTCCATGGAGGGGGATGATGCGGCTGACGTTGAGAATAGTTTGGAGTAA